The following proteins are co-located in the Roseiconus lacunae genome:
- the thpR gene encoding RNA 2',3'-cyclic phosphodiesterase, with protein MQTIRSFISIPITPGITSAASKIIRALKPVDSGIKWVPIDNLHLTLKFLGEVDNVEIPDVCNAIRRVTQQIAPFELHFHGTGGFPNLEKPRVLYAGIEDPSGRLVQMVADMELELADLGFKPEPRDYRPHLTLGRARSKGGRVSAELTEAAESFRDTHLGDMVVDELNLMASFLDKQGPTYQVMDTIELNEDAES; from the coding sequence ATGCAAACGATTCGAAGCTTCATTTCGATCCCCATCACCCCCGGCATCACGTCTGCCGCGTCAAAGATTATCCGAGCTTTGAAACCCGTCGATAGTGGCATCAAGTGGGTCCCGATCGACAATCTGCATTTAACGCTGAAGTTTCTTGGCGAAGTCGACAACGTAGAAATCCCCGACGTCTGTAACGCGATCCGGCGGGTCACGCAACAAATCGCCCCTTTCGAATTGCATTTTCATGGCACCGGCGGATTCCCCAACCTGGAAAAACCACGCGTTCTTTATGCCGGTATCGAAGATCCCAGTGGACGTTTGGTCCAAATGGTCGCCGACATGGAACTTGAACTCGCGGACCTGGGCTTCAAACCTGAACCGAGGGACTACCGCCCCCACCTGACACTTGGCCGAGCTCGCAGCAAAGGCGGACGCGTCAGCGCCGAATTGACCGAGGCGGCAGAATCATTTCGCGACACCCACTTGGGCGATATGGTGGTCGACGAACTGAACCTGATGGCCAGCTTTCTGGACAAGCAAGGCCCGACCTATCAAGTCATGGACACGATCGAGTTAAATGAAGACGCCGAGTCGTAG
- a CDS encoding type II secretion system F family protein — MMRSIRRLLPDGIIGPPTESKRRSLLRLLLVASSRSIPTSVVTLNLASEYRDRYGRKLERLAVWLKANSSLGAALTHTPGVLSENDSLLIRCGSEVASDESVVRFILEQDDASGLVRSQSRINQAIGYTIALLLISLLTITFLTLFILPTIIQIFEEFALELPPAMLLLVQASRELGWLWPVFVAISMVMVLSLMFEDVRRNLADRIPFRWLPGRREQECAGLLRLFAFPTEHGLPLADTITSAALHHPNRSLRRKLLEVRSRSNSDSECFNSLAGIGMIGTDHALSLARIDDHQIRSWALLQLASQLETRTRFRRDRVIRVAQYLPVLIVAIPIAWCVIAIFQTLTQLIHSL; from the coding sequence ATGATGCGATCGATTCGTCGACTCCTTCCCGACGGGATCATCGGGCCGCCGACCGAGAGCAAGCGTCGATCGTTGCTGCGATTGCTCTTGGTCGCGTCGAGTCGATCGATCCCGACCTCGGTGGTGACATTGAATTTAGCGTCCGAATATCGCGATCGATATGGGCGTAAATTGGAACGTTTGGCAGTCTGGTTAAAAGCGAACAGCTCGCTCGGCGCGGCGTTGACCCATACGCCAGGCGTTTTGAGTGAGAACGACTCGCTCTTGATTCGCTGCGGATCTGAAGTCGCTTCCGATGAATCTGTAGTCCGATTTATTCTCGAACAAGACGATGCTTCCGGACTGGTCCGTTCTCAGTCGCGAATCAATCAGGCGATCGGTTACACAATTGCGTTGCTATTGATCTCGCTATTGACGATCACTTTTTTGACCCTGTTCATCCTGCCGACCATCATTCAGATCTTTGAAGAGTTTGCATTAGAACTCCCACCTGCGATGCTGCTGCTCGTTCAAGCGTCGCGAGAACTTGGTTGGCTATGGCCAGTTTTTGTCGCGATCAGCATGGTGATGGTGCTATCGCTAATGTTCGAAGACGTTCGGCGCAATCTCGCGGACCGAATCCCATTTCGATGGTTGCCGGGTCGGCGTGAGCAAGAATGCGCCGGTTTGTTGCGACTCTTTGCGTTTCCCACCGAGCACGGCCTACCGCTGGCCGACACGATCACATCCGCGGCGTTGCACCACCCCAATCGGTCACTTCGCCGAAAGTTATTGGAGGTTCGTAGCCGTTCAAACTCCGATTCCGAGTGTTTCAATTCTCTCGCCGGCATCGGCATGATTGGAACGGACCACGCCCTCAGCTTAGCTCGGATTGATGACCATCAAATTCGATCATGGGCGTTGCTTCAGCTCGCATCGCAACTCGAAACACGTACAAGGTTCCGACGAGATCGCGTGATCCGTGTCGCCCAGTACCTGCCGGTTTTGATCGTCGCGATTCCGATAGCGTGGTGCGTGATTGCGATTTTCCAGACGCTGACCCAATTGATCCACAGCCTCTAA
- a CDS encoding DUF1559 family PulG-like putative transporter, protein MRTKLSKSRQAAAFTAIELIVALAILAIVVSISLVAIQSSRAASRDVSCKNNLRQLALAVHQYEEQFGSLPASYGGVASTSPRYSGRSDGPIHASGMWRILPYLGYEQLSQLVRSLNAPTGFVLQEGGARRPDSTVLPVLHCSSDYEEGFEGTSYRFCAGSTPFSQDLPSLGRDLQPNGAFGFFERSLSAVEDGLSYSAMFSERRLGHQGAFFDGKADIIGLPLHPTLPLQELTHEMFGELADRFGETAPAEYFPISGLRWHFPGKYFVLYDHVFAPAESVSGMVSGYNTRSSDGAIGAVGASSYHRGHANSARLDGSVGSTSNEVDILVWRDFGSIY, encoded by the coding sequence ATGCGTACTAAGCTCTCGAAAAGCCGGCAAGCAGCGGCTTTTACGGCAATCGAACTGATCGTTGCGCTTGCGATTCTAGCCATCGTTGTCTCTATTTCCCTGGTCGCAATCCAGTCGTCACGGGCGGCGAGCCGCGATGTGTCATGCAAGAATAATCTGCGGCAATTAGCTCTAGCTGTTCACCAATACGAGGAACAGTTCGGCAGTTTGCCCGCTTCTTACGGAGGCGTCGCCTCCACCTCGCCACGCTATAGCGGTAGAAGTGACGGGCCAATCCACGCATCGGGGATGTGGCGTATCCTTCCCTATCTCGGCTACGAACAACTCTCGCAATTGGTAAGATCGCTGAATGCACCGACCGGCTTTGTGTTGCAGGAAGGAGGGGCCAGGCGGCCCGATTCCACGGTCCTGCCTGTTTTGCACTGTAGCTCTGATTACGAGGAGGGGTTCGAAGGAACCAGCTATCGATTTTGCGCCGGTTCGACGCCATTCTCACAGGATCTTCCATCGCTCGGCCGTGACCTACAACCGAACGGTGCCTTTGGTTTCTTTGAGAGGTCGTTGTCCGCTGTCGAGGACGGGTTGTCCTACTCTGCGATGTTCTCCGAACGTCGGCTGGGGCATCAAGGAGCGTTTTTCGATGGTAAAGCCGATATCATTGGGCTGCCGCTCCACCCCACCCTTCCGTTGCAAGAACTGACTCACGAGATGTTTGGCGAACTGGCGGATCGCTTTGGAGAAACGGCCCCAGCGGAGTACTTTCCTATCAGCGGTTTGCGATGGCACTTCCCGGGAAAGTACTTTGTCTTATATGACCATGTCTTCGCGCCCGCGGAATCGGTCAGCGGAATGGTCAGCGGTTATAACACTCGATCCAGTGATGGAGCGATCGGAGCAGTTGGGGCGAGTTCTTATCACCGGGGGCATGCGAATTCCGCACGTTTGGACGGGTCGGTTGGGTCAACATCAAACGAGGTCGACATTCTCGTCTGGCGGGATTTTGGGAGCATTTACTAA
- a CDS encoding YheT family hydrolase, with protein sequence MISFTPPPFHPSRLYRGGTLQTIASLRRPSVQAPQSIKHTVELPDGDCIVLHQSGRDDGRALLIFHGLSGCHQSPYMIRLTRRFHQAGWTVYRVDGRGCGAARDLAHGISHAGRSEDVRAAFDFVASRQSIAGRSLTGQAMTNQSASCQTVDPAAPQMDAIAVSLGGNQMLRMLGRIGKGLDPTPNWIDRIGRVAAVCPPIDLARCCQNMQRRSRRFYNRYFIRTLLKRLPERVRSRSEFQQAIRVRMPRTLYELDDRLTAPLSGFAGADDYYRQCGAVGVLDGIRWPTLVLAAADDPIVPHECFIADRFFGSTWPESARLIVTPTGGHAGFIDRSGRCWMDECLFDWIASPQASNCEIDSPTL encoded by the coding sequence ATGATCTCTTTCACGCCGCCGCCGTTCCATCCGAGTCGTCTTTATCGAGGCGGAACGCTGCAAACGATCGCCTCGCTGCGGCGACCATCTGTTCAAGCACCTCAATCGATCAAGCACACCGTTGAGCTTCCCGATGGAGACTGCATTGTGTTGCATCAGTCGGGGCGTGACGATGGGAGGGCGCTACTGATCTTTCATGGATTAAGTGGTTGTCATCAGTCGCCCTACATGATCCGTCTGACGCGGCGGTTTCATCAAGCGGGCTGGACGGTGTATCGAGTTGACGGTCGTGGATGTGGCGCCGCTCGCGATTTGGCCCACGGAATCAGCCACGCAGGTCGTAGCGAAGATGTTCGTGCCGCCTTCGATTTTGTCGCCAGTCGCCAAAGTATCGCCGGGCGAAGTCTGACAGGTCAGGCGATGACGAATCAGAGTGCGTCGTGCCAGACGGTTGATCCTGCCGCACCGCAAATGGACGCCATCGCAGTTTCCTTGGGCGGAAACCAGATGCTGCGGATGCTCGGCCGAATCGGCAAAGGCCTCGACCCGACGCCGAATTGGATTGACCGCATCGGCCGGGTCGCGGCGGTTTGTCCGCCGATCGATTTGGCGCGTTGTTGTCAAAATATGCAGCGACGGTCGCGGCGTTTTTACAATCGCTACTTCATTCGGACGCTGCTAAAACGGTTGCCCGAGCGGGTTCGCAGTCGTAGCGAGTTTCAGCAAGCGATTCGAGTACGAATGCCCCGGACGCTCTACGAATTGGACGATCGATTGACCGCCCCGCTCAGCGGATTTGCCGGTGCGGACGACTATTACCGGCAGTGTGGCGCGGTCGGTGTGCTCGACGGTATTCGCTGGCCGACGTTGGTGCTGGCGGCGGCGGACGATCCGATTGTGCCGCACGAATGCTTCATCGCCGATCGCTTCTTCGGCTCGACGTGGCCAGAATCGGCTCGCCTGATCGTCACACCCACGGGGGGGCATGCGGGGTTCATCGATCGATCCGGCCGGTGTTGGATGGACGAATGCCTGTTCGACTGGATCGCCTCGCCGCAAGCGAGCAATTGTGAAATTGACTCACCGACTTTATGA
- a CDS encoding suppressor of fused domain protein — protein MSEKWFIKTKSGKRGPYTIEQLQRYVDAGAIRPNAGIGDGEHEWVTAISIPGLKFPDEAVQQIRASNLAAKVNAAQDGAAKSGPQSGIDPETTESSTPSAESSGQDAPNPEAEKRQAELDARERQIQEQQKLLDDRLQVIESREEQLDQVSKHLTEREQKLDIERAEFESQQSELAGKEQAAIERAEQAESQLAEQQAQLAEQQSQLGEVQSQLSQLETELESEKRDLGERVSELQRQLSAKAQELDEQVASAASASETKSELESEIQSLRQQLAELATALESAKDEAEEQSANIASAQQATQATETELQATRQQVTELTSTLESAKQELQRLKNELAEQAEAFASAAEADKVNEADTVPPESAPAAISVDELLAEKKKLLGEFAARQESLSRREAELIRREDELLQRELVIAEQVPGSDLSGNRSSLASAVQPRPSTDAMVTAEAKTPASPEAPATPEPASPTVLPAPDEAEREHSSRNASPSGNAPRTATAAKPFVPSKPATSSWHLSTDNQEAGNQEALPPEAEHLDRERLEFEPSPPSSSSSRQDDGRALAEALQSMQSGRETSQETEHEPDSDEVSTGTLHAESWEDIFREGSTTSGTPQESSDSNSDDFESPDSKSPAQTHSHESVVEFRKQIYESKFGPCLRYDEDRDAAMRIDISIHGPHDSRDYTTLVTSGMSDYPIAMPNGQRAVCAELLLYVTHVDESALKILRTAAKAPYQRQQGLSIGTTATLNQLKDEMSGSPQQDAVYLLPTVESDSKPIPAKDYVGNSIQLFWLLTITDQERKLIETNGIHKFLSLLEKNNHTVYFDLMRDCYVKRKAWFRR, from the coding sequence GGTCACCGCCATCTCCATCCCGGGCCTGAAATTCCCCGACGAAGCGGTTCAACAAATTCGGGCCAGCAATCTGGCCGCCAAAGTCAATGCCGCCCAGGACGGCGCTGCCAAATCGGGCCCCCAATCTGGCATCGATCCAGAGACGACGGAATCGTCCACGCCTTCTGCCGAGTCGTCCGGCCAAGACGCGCCGAATCCTGAAGCCGAAAAACGGCAAGCAGAGCTCGACGCCCGCGAACGCCAAATCCAAGAACAGCAAAAGTTACTCGACGATCGACTGCAAGTCATCGAATCGCGTGAGGAACAACTCGACCAGGTCTCCAAACACCTGACCGAACGGGAACAGAAACTCGATATCGAGCGGGCGGAGTTCGAATCTCAACAATCCGAGCTTGCCGGAAAAGAACAAGCGGCGATCGAGCGTGCCGAACAGGCGGAATCCCAACTCGCCGAACAACAAGCCCAGCTCGCCGAACAACAGTCACAACTCGGCGAAGTTCAGTCGCAACTCTCGCAACTTGAAACCGAACTCGAGAGCGAAAAACGGGACTTGGGCGAACGGGTGAGCGAACTCCAACGTCAACTCTCTGCCAAAGCACAGGAGCTAGACGAACAAGTCGCCAGCGCCGCGTCAGCCTCCGAAACAAAAAGCGAATTGGAATCGGAAATTCAATCGCTACGGCAGCAACTCGCTGAACTGGCGACGGCGCTGGAGTCCGCCAAGGACGAAGCCGAAGAACAATCGGCAAACATCGCGTCGGCCCAACAGGCAACGCAAGCGACCGAGACCGAACTACAAGCGACGCGCCAGCAAGTCACCGAGTTAACGTCGACGCTCGAATCGGCCAAGCAAGAATTGCAGCGGCTTAAAAACGAACTCGCAGAGCAAGCCGAAGCCTTTGCAAGCGCCGCCGAGGCAGACAAGGTCAACGAAGCCGATACGGTGCCTCCCGAATCGGCCCCCGCCGCGATTTCTGTCGATGAATTACTGGCCGAAAAGAAGAAGCTTCTCGGCGAGTTTGCCGCGCGTCAGGAATCGCTTTCTCGACGCGAAGCAGAATTGATTCGCCGTGAAGACGAACTTCTGCAACGCGAACTCGTGATCGCCGAACAGGTTCCCGGTAGTGACCTTTCTGGCAATCGTTCGTCACTCGCCTCCGCGGTTCAGCCACGGCCATCGACAGACGCAATGGTCACCGCGGAAGCAAAGACGCCTGCTTCACCCGAAGCCCCCGCGACACCAGAACCGGCATCCCCGACCGTTCTACCCGCACCGGACGAGGCTGAACGGGAGCACTCCAGCCGCAACGCCTCGCCTTCCGGAAACGCCCCGCGGACCGCGACTGCGGCGAAACCGTTTGTTCCGTCCAAGCCGGCGACATCGTCATGGCACCTCAGCACAGATAATCAAGAGGCAGGTAATCAGGAGGCATTGCCCCCAGAGGCAGAGCATCTCGATCGAGAACGTTTGGAATTTGAACCGAGTCCTCCGTCATCGTCTTCCAGTCGCCAGGACGACGGACGGGCCCTCGCCGAAGCGCTTCAGTCGATGCAGTCCGGGCGTGAGACGTCGCAGGAAACCGAGCACGAACCGGACTCAGACGAAGTTTCCACGGGCACGCTGCATGCGGAAAGCTGGGAGGACATTTTTCGCGAAGGCTCCACAACCTCGGGAACCCCGCAAGAATCCTCCGATTCCAATTCCGATGATTTCGAATCGCCAGATTCGAAGAGTCCGGCGCAAACACACTCGCACGAATCGGTGGTTGAGTTTCGCAAGCAGATCTATGAGTCAAAATTTGGGCCGTGCTTGCGTTACGACGAAGATCGCGATGCGGCAATGCGGATTGATATCTCCATTCACGGGCCCCACGATTCGCGCGACTACACAACACTGGTCACCAGTGGCATGAGCGACTATCCGATCGCGATGCCCAACGGGCAGCGTGCGGTGTGCGCCGAACTGTTGCTCTACGTGACCCACGTCGATGAATCCGCCCTCAAGATCCTACGAACCGCTGCCAAAGCTCCCTACCAGCGTCAACAAGGCCTCTCGATCGGCACGACGGCGACCCTGAACCAACTCAAAGATGAGATGTCGGGCAGTCCACAACAGGACGCGGTTTACTTGTTACCGACGGTCGAATCGGATTCCAAACCCATCCCGGCAAAAGACTATGTCGGAAATTCGATTCAGCTTTTCTGGCTGCTGACCATCACCGACCAAGAGCGAAAATTGATTGAGACCAACGGCATTCACAAGTTCTTGTCGTTACTCGAGAAGAACAATCACACGGTCTACTTCGACCTCATGCGCGACTGCTACGTCAAACGCAAAGCCTGGTTCCGCCGTTAA
- a CDS encoding NHL repeat-containing protein encodes MHRRGLAKLVGLFLLFSCISNDVSGELTTGNLIVSINEFTGLNTAPSYVAEYTTAGTRVQTFQEVPDPASGSSTDHARDLVYLNGAVYVHNSNNSPSELLRISPATPTASWEETIEFAGWDTDGFISTGGLEAFNNYLFATDSQPASNGGGIVRFNLLNGSAQRLNSATPTTDNPYDLNLDVHGNLYTINNRVSDQIDVYDSESGDYLRSITISFDQWRSIDVASDGSIFVGNTSGELVRFSSDGSTMLDSIQLQTSGYVGDIDINDQTGEIAATFGQLKDSVFLTDQQLGSFTSFRVTDSNAGSRNLFVSWVGVTAIPEPSSGLLCAGLSMAVLLRRRR; translated from the coding sequence ATGCATCGACGCGGATTGGCCAAGCTGGTTGGACTTTTCCTACTCTTTTCTTGCATCAGCAACGACGTTTCTGGCGAACTGACGACCGGCAATCTGATCGTTTCGATCAACGAATTCACCGGACTAAACACGGCGCCCTCGTATGTCGCCGAGTACACCACCGCGGGAACTCGCGTTCAGACGTTTCAGGAGGTGCCCGACCCGGCTTCCGGAAGCTCCACCGATCATGCACGCGATTTGGTGTATTTGAACGGAGCCGTCTACGTTCACAATTCCAATAATTCTCCATCGGAGTTGCTGCGAATCAGCCCCGCGACGCCAACGGCCAGCTGGGAAGAAACCATCGAATTTGCTGGCTGGGATACTGACGGATTTATTTCAACCGGTGGGCTGGAAGCGTTCAACAATTATCTGTTCGCAACCGATTCTCAGCCTGCCTCCAATGGAGGCGGCATTGTTCGTTTCAATTTGCTTAACGGATCGGCTCAACGTCTGAATTCGGCAACGCCAACGACTGACAACCCGTACGATCTTAACTTGGACGTTCATGGGAACCTCTACACGATCAACAATCGTGTTTCGGACCAGATCGACGTTTACGATTCTGAAAGTGGTGACTACCTACGTTCGATCACGATTTCATTTGATCAATGGCGTTCGATCGATGTTGCGTCAGACGGGTCGATTTTTGTCGGCAACACTTCGGGAGAGTTGGTTCGGTTTTCAAGTGACGGATCAACCATGCTCGATTCGATCCAGTTGCAAACCAGTGGATATGTCGGAGACATCGACATCAACGATCAAACGGGAGAAATCGCTGCTACCTTCGGTCAGCTCAAAGACAGCGTCTTTTTAACCGATCAGCAGCTCGGTTCTTTTACGTCCTTTCGGGTCACCGACAGCAATGCCGGAAGCAGGAACCTGTTCGTGAGCTGGGTGGGTGTGACGGCGATCCCGGAACCCAGTTCAGGGTTGCTGTGCGCGGGGCTGTCGATGGCGGTCTTGCTTCGTCGGCGTCGGTAG
- a CDS encoding oxidoreductase has product MSPIHETPSDRHLLSPTQIGSLELKNRVAMAPLTRARAGVSRVPNELMAEYYVQRSSAGLIISEATTISEQGIGWPETPGIYTDEMQAGWKMVVDTVHKHGGKIFLQLWHIKSERGRGF; this is encoded by the coding sequence ATGAGCCCCATTCACGAAACACCATCGGATCGACACCTGCTCTCCCCAACGCAAATTGGGTCGCTCGAGTTGAAAAACCGTGTCGCGATGGCACCGCTCACACGGGCGCGGGCGGGTGTAAGTCGCGTTCCCAACGAACTGATGGCGGAGTATTACGTGCAGCGTTCGTCTGCGGGGCTAATCATTAGTGAAGCGACGACGATCTCTGAACAGGGCATCGGGTGGCCGGAAACGCCCGGTATCTATACCGATGAGATGCAGGCAGGTTGGAAGATGGTCGTCGACACCGTTCACAAACACGGCGGGAAGATCTTTTTACAGCTTTGGCACATCAAGTCAGAAAGGGGAAGGGGGTTTTAA
- a CDS encoding type II secretion system F family protein, with protein sequence MSAIKDSDNRQVLYDRIETVRQSDQHWNRNLQSVADAIPDPAVRGHLNRLIRMGKENFSPQTLVAQFPDLFWLLTLRSDRASADATTIILEQSAYQSAANRRRLQTLAYPIVVATMAMLLAIAISYFVVPPFDEMFREFELRVPSPTKIVLGFSSIVTSHPLVALLFVVLVVALCWLSTMAITHGIFARNWFRFGDRGKGLARSELARLAVQLAELVDEGIPISTALRIASACTQQHHLFSLLVDTAKHIERSRNNAMESNIDRWQDQTKSGLPANFQLAIGMAAGTDTATSDTTLLRSLSNNYQELSVSQSSLLSIVISILTLIGIAMMVAFVVFALFLPMISLVTVLSS encoded by the coding sequence ATGAGTGCAATTAAGGATTCTGACAACCGGCAAGTTCTCTACGATCGGATCGAAACCGTCCGGCAATCCGACCAACACTGGAACCGAAACCTGCAATCCGTCGCCGACGCAATCCCGGATCCAGCCGTTCGCGGACACCTGAATCGATTGATCCGAATGGGCAAAGAAAACTTTAGCCCACAAACATTGGTCGCACAGTTTCCGGATTTGTTTTGGCTACTCACGCTTCGATCCGATCGAGCATCGGCGGACGCGACGACAATCATCTTAGAACAATCGGCCTATCAGTCGGCGGCGAATCGACGGCGACTGCAAACGCTGGCCTACCCGATCGTGGTGGCAACGATGGCGATGTTACTCGCGATTGCGATCAGCTATTTCGTCGTGCCACCGTTCGACGAGATGTTTCGCGAATTCGAGTTACGAGTTCCAAGTCCCACAAAAATCGTGCTTGGATTTTCATCAATCGTTACCTCGCACCCGCTCGTCGCACTGCTGTTCGTGGTCCTTGTCGTCGCATTGTGCTGGCTAAGCACGATGGCGATCACGCATGGCATCTTCGCCAGAAATTGGTTCCGTTTCGGCGATCGCGGCAAAGGACTCGCCCGTAGTGAACTCGCTCGACTTGCGGTCCAATTGGCCGAACTAGTCGACGAAGGAATTCCAATTTCTACGGCACTGCGAATCGCTAGCGCATGCACCCAACAACATCATTTGTTTTCTTTATTGGTCGATACCGCCAAACACATCGAACGATCTCGAAACAATGCGATGGAAAGCAACATAGATCGATGGCAAGACCAAACAAAGAGTGGCTTACCGGCCAACTTTCAATTGGCGATCGGAATGGCAGCCGGTACCGACACTGCGACTTCTGACACGACGCTTTTACGAAGTTTGTCCAACAACTATCAAGAACTGTCCGTTTCCCAATCCAGCCTACTATCGATCGTGATCAGTATTTTAACACTCATCGGCATCGCCATGATGGTCGCCTTCGTTGTGTTCGCGTTGTTCCTTCCAATGATCTCGCTCGTCACTGTGTTGTCATCATGA
- a CDS encoding pilus assembly FimT family protein yields the protein MRTSLRLPVHRSSHRGSDRRGFTLLEVVVSISLTVVMIGIVTPMVVRSMRLWKDTQRYQLATDELAIQLDRLISLPPDERSEAIEQLAVNDAIAAQFPGGTLSADLVSGNREQRLVLAFNWERPGDPPPIQLIGWINATAIEATAIDRSAVDTSTDETNEAITPAGDLNSESEATS from the coding sequence ATGCGAACTTCACTCCGATTGCCAGTACACCGATCAAGCCACCGCGGTTCAGACCGTCGCGGCTTTACCTTGTTGGAAGTTGTTGTTTCGATCAGCTTGACCGTCGTCATGATCGGCATTGTCACCCCAATGGTCGTGCGGTCGATGCGATTATGGAAAGACACCCAGCGGTACCAACTGGCAACGGACGAACTTGCGATTCAACTCGACCGATTGATCAGCCTTCCTCCGGACGAACGATCCGAAGCCATCGAACAACTCGCCGTCAATGATGCCATTGCAGCGCAGTTCCCGGGCGGCACGCTTTCGGCGGACCTCGTTTCAGGCAACCGCGAACAGCGTTTGGTACTTGCGTTCAACTGGGAACGCCCTGGCGATCCTCCCCCCATCCAACTGATCGGCTGGATCAATGCGACTGCGATCGAGGCGACTGCGATCGACCGCTCTGCGGTAGACACTTCGACGGACGAAACGAACGAAGCAATCACGCCTGCTGGCGATTTGAACTCCGAATCGGAGGCTACGTCATGA
- a CDS encoding DUF1559 domain-containing protein has product MNRKAFTLVELLVVIAIIGILIGLLLPAVQAAREAARRMSCSNNLAQIALSIHHYEFAMDHFPDGVTDDGPIRNEINGGKHIGWMTRILPYIEQQVAFQKLDFDKSVYDPANAEVRSYDVPPYTCPSNPHVFGRDLSPRVATSTYAGCYHDIEAPIADDNHGVFYLNSSTRFSEITDGTTSTIMAGETLGDKDAFGWVSGTRATLRNTDQFSDVGMQTFLDRELSVNEVGGFESYHPGGANFALADGAVVFLSNRIDPKIFQLMGHRSDHELLQEDE; this is encoded by the coding sequence ATGAATCGTAAAGCATTTACTCTTGTCGAGTTGCTGGTGGTCATTGCGATCATCGGTATCCTGATCGGCTTGCTCTTGCCCGCCGTACAAGCGGCACGTGAAGCGGCGCGACGCATGTCCTGCTCAAACAACCTCGCCCAAATCGCCTTGTCGATTCATCACTATGAATTTGCGATGGACCATTTCCCTGATGGCGTCACCGATGATGGCCCGATCCGCAACGAAATCAACGGGGGCAAACACATCGGCTGGATGACACGCATCCTGCCTTACATTGAGCAACAGGTTGCTTTCCAAAAGCTTGATTTTGACAAAAGCGTTTATGACCCGGCCAACGCCGAAGTTCGATCCTATGACGTGCCACCTTATACCTGTCCCTCCAATCCGCATGTCTTCGGAAGAGATCTTTCGCCGCGAGTCGCAACGAGCACGTACGCCGGATGCTATCACGATATCGAGGCTCCGATCGCGGATGACAACCATGGCGTGTTTTACTTGAACAGTTCGACTCGGTTTTCAGAGATCACCGATGGAACGACCAGTACGATCATGGCCGGAGAAACACTTGGCGACAAAGATGCCTTCGGATGGGTCAGCGGCACCCGAGCGACATTACGCAATACCGACCAATTTTCCGACGTTGGGATGCAAACGTTTCTTGACCGAGAACTATCGGTCAACGAAGTCGGCGGATTCGAGAGCTATCATCCCGGCGGAGCCAATTTTGCACTCGCCGACGGGGCCGTGGTCTTTCTATCCAATCGCATTGACCCAAAGATTTTCCAACTGATGGGACACCGTTCCGATCATGAGTTGTTGCAAGAGGACGAGTAA